The Formosa sp. Hel1_33_131 genome window below encodes:
- the ribH gene encoding 6,7-dimethyl-8-ribityllumazine synthase, with product MATENTNLSNYDATALPDATLLRFGIVVSEWNSTITEGLLKGAIDALLDCGAEESNIKTIHVPGSFELIFGAKKMQQQLVDAVIAIGSVIKGETQHFDFVCDGVTQGIKDLNVLHEVPVVFCVLTDNNLQQSIDRSGGAHGNKGVEAAITAIKMAHLSHTL from the coding sequence ATGGCTACAGAAAACACTAACTTATCTAATTACGATGCAACAGCACTCCCAGACGCGACACTTTTGCGGTTTGGGATTGTTGTTTCTGAGTGGAACTCAACCATTACGGAAGGCTTGCTTAAAGGCGCTATAGATGCTTTATTAGATTGTGGTGCAGAAGAATCAAATATCAAAACTATTCACGTGCCAGGGAGCTTTGAGCTTATTTTTGGAGCTAAAAAAATGCAGCAACAACTTGTAGATGCTGTGATTGCTATTGGAAGTGTCATCAAAGGAGAAACGCAACACTTCGATTTTGTGTGTGATGGTGTAACGCAGGGCATCAAAGATTTAAATGTGCTTCATGAAGTGCCCGTTGTTTTTTGCGTTTTAACAGATAATAACCTCCAACAATCCATAGATCGCTCTGGGGGAGCACATGGCAATAAAGGTGTAGAAGCTGCCATCACTGCAATTAAGATGGCACATTTGAGTCATACCTTATAA
- the recF gene encoding DNA replication/repair protein RecF (All proteins in this family for which functions are known are DNA-binding proteins that assist the filamentation of RecA onto DNA for the initiation of recombination or recombinational repair.), which translates to MILKSLNLLNYKNFDAFSVEFDAKINCFVGANGVGKTNILDAIYHLSFGKSYFNPIASQNIRHEEDFFVVDGLYEKKDREEKIIVSLKRGQKKIIKRNGKAYDRFSDHIGFLPLVIISPTDRDLITEGSDTRRKFMDGVISQSDKSYLEALLNYSKILAQRNALLKYFALNNNFNKDSLDVYNEQLNEYGCEIYDKRKTFLEVFTPIFKNRYKAISNNSEDVDLQYNSQLNDSSLMELFATSINKDRMLQYTSVGIHKDDLDFSIKGYPIKKFGSQGQQKSFLIALKLAQFDFIKAQSGETPLLLLDDVFDKLDEQRVAQIIQLVNDENFGQLFISDTHADRTEKAIKSVHQSYQIFQL; encoded by the coding sequence ATGATTTTAAAATCATTAAACTTATTAAACTACAAAAATTTCGATGCCTTTTCGGTAGAATTTGATGCGAAAATCAATTGTTTCGTTGGCGCTAATGGTGTCGGAAAAACGAATATTTTAGACGCAATTTACCACCTCTCTTTTGGGAAAAGTTATTTCAACCCGATTGCCTCGCAAAACATCCGCCATGAAGAAGATTTTTTTGTGGTCGATGGTTTGTATGAAAAGAAGGATCGCGAAGAAAAAATAATCGTTTCTCTTAAAAGAGGTCAGAAGAAAATCATCAAACGAAACGGAAAAGCATACGATCGTTTTAGCGATCATATTGGTTTTTTACCCTTAGTGATTATATCGCCTACCGATCGCGATTTGATTACTGAAGGCAGTGATACCCGCCGGAAATTTATGGATGGTGTCATCTCTCAAAGTGACAAAAGCTATCTAGAAGCCTTATTAAATTACTCTAAAATACTGGCGCAAAGAAATGCGTTGTTAAAATATTTTGCCTTAAATAATAACTTTAATAAAGACTCGTTAGATGTTTATAATGAACAACTTAACGAGTATGGATGTGAGATTTACGACAAGCGAAAAACGTTTTTAGAAGTCTTTACGCCCATCTTTAAAAACCGCTATAAAGCAATTAGTAACAACAGCGAAGACGTTGACTTACAATACAACAGTCAGCTAAATGATTCCTCTTTAATGGAGTTGTTTGCAACTAGCATCAACAAGGATCGGATGCTACAATATACAAGTGTTGGAATTCATAAAGACGATTTAGATTTTTCTATTAAAGGGTATCCTATTAAAAAATTCGGAAGTCAAGGACAGCAAAAATCATTTTTAATTGCTTTGAAACTGGCACAATTTGATTTTATCAAAGCGCAAAGTGGTGAGACTCCCCTACTCCTACTGGATGATGTTTTTGACAAACTTGACGAACAACGGGTGGCTCAAATTATTCAATTGGTAAATGACGAGAATTTTGGACAATTATTTATTTCGGACACCCATGCCGACCGAACCGAGAAAGCCATTAAAAGCGTGCATCAATCGTATCAAATATTTCAACTGTGA
- the mutL gene encoding DNA mismatch repair endonuclease MutL, whose translation MADIIQLLPDHVANQIAAGEVVQRPASVVKELLENAIDAGATTVKLLVKNAGKILIQVIDDGKGMSVTDARLSFERHATSKIKVADDLFNLHTKGFRGEALASIAAIAHVEMKTKQASDELGTLLSVEGSVFTSQEVVATPNGSSIAVKNLFFNIPARRNFLKSDTVELRHIIDEFHRVVLAHPTISFSMYHNGSDLFNLLKGNFRQRIVSTFGGKMNEKLVPVEETTEVLTISGFVGKPEYSKKSRGEQFFFVNNRFIKSPYLNHAISAAFEGVLQPGKHPCYFLNLEVDPKSIDINIHPTKTEIKFDDEQTIYAILRAAVKHSLGQFSIAPVLDFDRDKNLDTPYGFAGGQTALPKVEVDRAFNPFSNSNQSAAPSYSKPAGNAWEGLYVGLESKSNTDSFSQVNYESDEMTSSIFDESTERKAQKTFQLHNKYIINTIKSGMLVIDQNRAHERILYEEFLRKTTVNEAVSQQLLFPLELKFSNSDNTILKDLQQALETTGFVFSSFTDENIELTGVPVGVKESEVHIVFEQLIHDIEHEVPDVNFSVSDLLSKSLAKSLAIKNGKKLEREEQEHIVNTLFSCKEPSISPANKTVFTTLKVEELDKKFN comes from the coding sequence ATGGCAGATATAATTCAATTGTTACCCGATCACGTGGCAAATCAAATTGCAGCAGGAGAAGTTGTACAACGCCCCGCCTCTGTGGTGAAAGAACTCCTTGAAAATGCGATTGATGCAGGCGCCACCACCGTCAAGTTACTCGTAAAAAACGCAGGTAAAATATTGATTCAAGTCATTGACGACGGAAAAGGAATGAGTGTGACCGATGCACGGTTGAGTTTTGAACGGCATGCGACCTCTAAAATTAAAGTCGCCGACGATTTATTTAACCTCCATACAAAAGGATTTAGAGGTGAAGCTCTTGCGAGTATTGCTGCGATTGCACATGTGGAGATGAAAACCAAACAAGCTTCTGACGAATTAGGAACGCTTTTGTCGGTGGAAGGCAGTGTTTTCACGTCCCAAGAAGTGGTTGCAACGCCCAATGGCTCGTCTATTGCAGTTAAGAATTTGTTTTTTAACATTCCTGCAAGACGTAATTTTTTAAAATCCGATACTGTCGAGCTACGCCATATCATTGATGAATTTCACAGAGTGGTTTTGGCACATCCAACCATCAGTTTTTCCATGTACCACAATGGAAGCGATCTCTTTAATCTATTAAAAGGGAATTTCAGACAACGTATTGTCAGTACCTTTGGGGGGAAAATGAATGAGAAACTAGTCCCTGTTGAAGAAACAACAGAGGTTCTAACAATCTCTGGGTTTGTCGGAAAACCAGAGTATTCAAAGAAATCTAGAGGGGAGCAATTCTTTTTTGTGAACAACCGATTTATAAAGAGTCCGTATCTGAACCATGCTATCTCAGCAGCTTTTGAAGGGGTGCTTCAGCCTGGGAAACATCCCTGTTATTTTTTAAATTTAGAAGTGGACCCCAAAAGTATTGACATCAATATTCACCCCACAAAAACGGAAATTAAATTTGATGACGAACAAACCATCTATGCGATTTTAAGAGCCGCGGTCAAACACAGTTTGGGGCAATTCAGTATTGCGCCTGTACTTGATTTTGATCGTGATAAAAATTTAGATACCCCTTACGGCTTTGCGGGTGGACAAACGGCACTTCCAAAAGTTGAAGTCGATCGCGCTTTCAATCCATTTTCAAACTCCAATCAATCCGCAGCACCATCGTATTCCAAACCGGCAGGGAACGCTTGGGAAGGGTTGTATGTTGGGCTGGAATCCAAATCGAATACAGATAGTTTTAGTCAAGTCAACTATGAATCCGATGAAATGACCTCGTCTATTTTTGATGAGTCCACAGAGCGAAAGGCACAGAAAACATTTCAATTACACAATAAGTACATCATCAATACGATCAAGTCTGGGATGCTTGTCATCGATCAAAACAGAGCCCATGAACGTATTTTATATGAAGAATTTCTTCGTAAAACCACGGTGAATGAAGCGGTCAGTCAACAATTATTATTCCCCTTAGAACTCAAATTTTCAAACTCAGATAACACCATTTTAAAAGACCTTCAACAGGCTTTAGAAACGACTGGTTTTGTTTTTTCTTCTTTTACAGATGAAAATATTGAACTCACAGGAGTGCCCGTCGGCGTCAAAGAATCCGAAGTGCATATTGTATTCGAACAACTCATTCATGATATAGAACATGAAGTCCCCGATGTGAATTTTAGTGTCAGCGACTTATTGTCCAAGTCCCTCGCTAAAAGTCTGGCGATTAAAAATGGAAAAAAATTAGAACGAGAAGAACAAGAACACATCGTAAACACGTTGTTTTCTTGTAAAGAGCCCTCAATTTCACCCGCTAACAAAACAGTTTTCACAACCTTAAAGGTCGAAGAACTCGATAAAAAATTCAATTAA
- a CDS encoding tetratricopeptide repeat protein has translation MNLNNNTTMATYKKRGGKPSTKTEKETSIEDGSTTAEVFNTLDESASRTEEWVIKNQKYIFIIVGLAAVLVLGFLGFDKFIQEPKESVATNDMFQSQQYFDQAVNGTSKDSLFTLALNGADGKYGFLDIADVYSGTKAGNLSNYYAGMAYLNMKDYTNAVTYLNAFSSEDDVLGPIAKGGIGDAFVQLEQLDDAYDYYVQAAQLKSNDYTTPMYLYKAGMIGLKLGNNAKALGFFNQIKSDFPESTEAKDIEVFIGKAEAAIN, from the coding sequence TTGAACCTCAATAATAATACGACCATGGCAACATATAAGAAACGAGGCGGAAAACCGTCAACGAAGACAGAAAAAGAGACTTCAATTGAAGATGGATCAACAACCGCTGAGGTTTTTAACACCCTCGACGAATCGGCATCACGTACTGAAGAATGGGTTATAAAAAATCAAAAATACATTTTTATCATCGTAGGTTTAGCAGCCGTATTGGTGTTGGGCTTTTTAGGGTTTGATAAATTTATTCAAGAACCAAAAGAAAGTGTTGCCACAAACGATATGTTTCAATCACAACAATATTTTGACCAAGCGGTCAATGGGACTTCTAAAGATTCTTTATTTACATTAGCACTGAATGGTGCAGATGGTAAATACGGTTTTTTAGATATCGCAGATGTATACAGCGGAACGAAAGCTGGAAATCTATCTAATTATTACGCTGGAATGGCATACTTAAACATGAAAGATTACACGAACGCTGTGACCTATTTGAATGCATTTTCATCTGAAGATGATGTTCTTGGACCGATAGCAAAAGGAGGTATTGGTGATGCATTTGTTCAATTAGAGCAATTGGATGATGCCTACGACTATTATGTACAAGCAGCACAACTTAAATCAAACGACTATACCACGCCTATGTATCTTTACAAAGCGGGGATGATTGGTTTGAAGTTGGGAAATAATGCGAAAGCATTAGGATTCTTTAATCAAATTAAATCGGACTTTCCAGAAAGCACCGAAGCTAAAGACATTGAGGTTTTTATCGGAAAAGCGGAAGCAGCGATAAACTAA